A genomic stretch from Bacillus sp. E(2018) includes:
- a CDS encoding DUF3899 domain-containing protein, translating into MNILFKRILIISAFPVVIAFGVSLISSGPFTLEKYVNTLFYFALSIALIGIALYVAKGGFFDFITYSFKKVARSLSRHPEIDDVVSFKTNFQVSERINVSYMKSFLYSGLLLTFITIAVAYLL; encoded by the coding sequence ATGAACATACTTTTTAAGAGAATACTGATCATATCAGCGTTCCCTGTCGTGATAGCATTTGGTGTTAGTTTAATATCTTCCGGACCTTTTACCCTTGAAAAATACGTAAATACTTTATTTTATTTTGCATTGTCGATTGCACTTATTGGTATCGCATTATATGTAGCAAAAGGTGGATTTTTTGATTTCATTACGTACAGCTTTAAAAAAGTGGCGCGATCATTATCAAGACATCCAGAGATCGATGATGTTGTTTCATTTAAGACTAACTTTCAAGTATCAGAGCGAATTAACGTCTCTTATATGAAGTCGTTTTTATACAGCGGCTTACTTTTAACTTTTATAACAATTGCCGTTGCATATCTCTTGTAA